The nucleotide window GATGTTTAGGATCCATTCGAGTATTTAGAAAGTTTACTTCGGTTTCGGTTTGATTATTTCaatttttggtttggttagGGTAACAAAGTTGGAAACTGGCTTATATCTGAGGTAATTTCGGATATCATctggttcgggttcggttttgTTGTTTGGTTAATTCAGGTTAAATGTCAAAATTCAAGTTTTCTgataattcaaataatttaaaatattttggataaaaagtATTATagtagtttgttttttttcttttgcattttaagctataaataatatttttaaaatcattcgattaatttaaaattaaatatagtttacatatttataagtatataaactatattatagaaatttgGGTACCCATTCGGCTCTCGGTTTAGTTCCTATTCGGTTTCAGATTTTTGATTCTAGAGATATAAGATCCACTAGTATAATTGATAGGATCAAAACTCGAACCAAACCTCGTTtttcggttcttcggttttGGATAAATGTGCTTAGAGCTAGTCCGAGGTATAAAGATGCTACACAACAAGTGAATTCTCACTTGTATCCAATTGGCCGTTCAATGTGTAGTCCATTCATAGTGGAGAGAACGAAATAAGCGTAGGCATAAAGAACTTCCAATGCTGTCGCAGTTAGCATGAATGATTATAGAGAAAACCATAAGAACCAAGTGCAGTCTttgttagaaaataataaatttagaaatatgaTTCACTTGATGCACATACCGAATTtctgaataaatttaacattcgttacattgaaaaaaatgaaaaaataaaataaaatccaaaatattcttgggACCAGAAACAAATAACGAAAGAAAGAGGAAAATCAAAGTATTCTTTCCAAAGGCCCTTTAGAAAGCCCACTGCAACAGCATAAACGAAAGCCTAAAAAGCACGAATCTGCAACTTTACCCTTTAACCCAAACGTAAACATGCGGTCACTACTCTTGCCGCCGGCGAGCTTCCCCGGCGTATCCGCCGTTGCGATGCGGCCAGGTTTCCAGCAACGCCTCTCAAATCGCCACCTGCCATTGTTTAATCCACTCGGCTTGGCTCCAACACAGATCATTTCGCCGAAGAGGAGAGCCACCATCTCTTCTTACCAGTCTCCGTCATCTCTACCGGTCTACGGTTTCCAAATTCGAGGATCTAAACCTAGCTTCACACCATACACGGTGGCGTTTTCCTCTCCTGCTTCAGTTTCAGCTGATAATGAAGTCGACAAGGCAAAACTCGCTCAGGTGAACGTTTCTTGAAAGTGATGAATTGAGAAATTATTTGCCCAATCGAAATAATAATGTTGAAAGTGATGAACGATTCTATATTGAGTATTTTAAGTGGTGGTTTCACAGGTTGCAAAGAGACTAGAGAAGACTTCAAGGTACTTCAAGAGGCTTGGGAGTATTGGTTTCTGGGGGCAGCTTGTCTCAACTGTTGTGGCTGCTGTCATTCTATCCTTCTCCATTGTTGTAACTGGCAAACCCACTTCCCCTGCTACTTTCTACGCCACCGCTAGTGGCATCGCTGCTGCATTTGTCTCTGTCTTCTGGTCCTTTGGCTATATTCGCCTCTCTGAGAGGCTCCGTCGAACTGCCGGTGACCCTGCCAAGGTTAAGTGTGTTCGTTGTATTTAAAAGTTGGCTTGTTTGATTTGCTCACTAGAGACTTGTATTGGGTTCAGGCCCCGCCTCGTGCTGATGTTGTGAAAGGTTTGAGAAGTGGGATTATGGTTAACCTTCTTGGAATGGGAGCTGCAATTCTCGGGATGCAAGCAACGGTTGGGTTTTTAGTTGCAAAGGCTTTAACAACCTCAGCAAACCCTTTCTACCAAGGAGTCTCTCAAGGATACAGCCCCGTTCTTGCCCTCGATGTCTTCCTCGTTCAGGTAAAACCTCTACTTAAGACCTTTTGATGGAGACATTGTTTGACCTGAGAGCCATTTTGTGCAGGCATCGGCCAACACCTTGCTTTCTCATTTTCTAGGCCTTGTTTGTTCCTTAGAGCTGTTGCGGTCCGTCACAGTGCCCAACTCCGAATCAGTCTTCGTTCCTAAAGTTGCATGAGTTTCTGCTTTTTGCAGGCCTTGTATTCATAAACGTTTAATGCAGAGACTTGTTATGTTTTATAATTGAGAAACAACTGTTGTCGACTCAACCACTTTATTACTGCCGAAACACATGCTTTGCCAGCAAGAAATGTTACAagatttaaatgtatatttctACAAGGCCAATCAATCAATCTTCTCCAATTGAGAATTTGGATCACAAATGCAAAGCTTCTCCAATTAAGATAACAGTTGCAGTgctcaaaacaaaaacattccCAGTTCCAAGGGGAAAACAAAACAGAGCATTTTGTGGTCGGTTCTGTTTAAACAGGGGAGGCTACACGCGTTAGACGGACATGCTTACAGATCACTATTGTGTGCTTTCAAGGTGAAGATTGAGCGAGATTGTGCAGCTCTGACTTCTTTGTCAATAGAGTGAGCTACAAAAACGTGAGCGATACGGCCGACTACGTTAAGTTCCTTCCAAATACCATGAGTGATTCGACTTGCAAGAGTGATTGAAACTGATTTTCTCTATCCATCGTGCACAGTTTCTATGTATgtctattttgtattttatactTGTTCATGTGTAGAAGCCGGAAATTGacataaacaatataaataaaagcaATGTTAAAGAAATAAACGATTCAAAAGACGAAATGAAAAGCGCTATGAAAACGTTTTCAAAAATAGACATGGAATTGAGATACAATTTCTTTTCTTAACTAGCGAAATACCAAGTCCAATGATACAACCATGTAAGACGAATCACACGTCATTTGTGATCATCTCGACGAACTggatatattatgaaatattcTCTAGACATACGCTGGAGATTTGCTGGTTTTGATTGTGTTAAacgtgaaaaataaaatgagaaGGAGACAAATTTTTAAAGAGGAGAAGACGAGCCACTTTCCGTAAATGATGCAGAGTGTGCGCACATTAGCGAGCGGAAATATCGCGAAAATGTCGGAGATGAGGCGTTACGAAACTTATTCCACAAGAGCTTTTCTCGTTTAAACTTATCGACAAGAAGAGAGAAAGCATGTTGTTTTATCACGAACTACATATCGTTTAAAACAAAAATGCATGCTATTTTTGGACAAAAACGTAGAGCTTAATTGGGCCCAAAAGAATATTTTGTAGTGGCCATGGGGCCACATTctcccaagcccaagcccaatcCCAAACCCAAACCGAGCCGAACCGGCACAACGACGACGGCAGCTCGCACGTGGGGAACCATCCTATCTTTTGAAGCCGTTTGAGCATTCATAACTATATTGTTCCTCTCTTCTCAACTTCTCCGATGTGGGAcaattcttcttctcttcacttATACCAAATAGGCTTAAAACAGATTGGCCCATTGACCATTTCTTTTcacatttaatttaaaatctcaTGGCTTTTTAATTGATCCAACAAGCTCCACATGAATATAAAAATGACTCTAAACATATGCAGACTAAATGCACATTCGATAGACTCTAGTTACTATACTTATACTAATCTTGACTACACTAGATAGACTTATCGAGAGTGTTTGCAAAATATTCACTGTGTTTTAGTTGGTGGCATTTTTAAGCCTTGAACCATTCATAGTTAATATATGTGTGAGTTTTCTGATTTATCAGAGTATATTTGAGAGGATTAAGTAACTAGATGAAGAACatgagagatggagagagagagagagagagattcagaaatgagagagagagtgaaggAGGAAAGTGTTTTCCTTACTTAATTAAGTTCTCAGACATGTTACATAAGTAGATACAAGAGTTTTTAATGAGACAATAGGAATTAATAAACAAATGGAGACAGCATGGGATCAAGTCACTCTCAACTGAGCCATGAAAGTGACATCTCCTCTTTCTCTTACATCCTTAGCTTAACATGTGACTTTGACTTGTCTTTGAGCTCCAACAGATCCATCTACTTGCTCCCACTTGTTTAAACTATTCCAGACCTTATGGAGACTGATGGTGAGACATTTAAAAACGCTCACACCCTTGATTGCCTTCCAAGACACTCTTGTACGGATTAGGGCAAACTGTATGCATGGCTTGATTCAAATTGCTATTTCCCTCTTGTTTCCATAGTTCTGATTCTTCATGCCTTTACTCTTGATCT belongs to Brassica rapa cultivar Chiifu-401-42 chromosome A07, CAAS_Brap_v3.01, whole genome shotgun sequence and includes:
- the LOC103828482 gene encoding protein TIC 21, chloroplastic; the protein is MRSLLLPPASFPGVSAVAMRPGFQQRLSNRHLPLFNPLGLAPTQIISPKRRATISSYQSPSSLPVYGFQIRGSKPSFTPYTVAFSSPASVSADNEVDKAKLAQVAKRLEKTSRYFKRLGSIGFWGQLVSTVVAAVILSFSIVVTGKPTSPATFYATASGIAAAFVSVFWSFGYIRLSERLRRTAGDPAKAPPRADVVKGLRSGIMVNLLGMGAAILGMQATVGFLVAKALTTSANPFYQGVSQGYSPVLALDVFLVQASANTLLSHFLGLVCSLELLRSVTVPNSESVFVPKVA